A genomic region of Gymnogyps californianus isolate 813 chromosome 12, ASM1813914v2, whole genome shotgun sequence contains the following coding sequences:
- the WDR88 gene encoding WD repeat-containing protein 88 codes for MAAGSSRGDPLAPGPAPAPKPSPAEGRWGDRELAVQIQFKILRGHSDTVSSCHFCFEDTKIVSCSYDRTVKLWDVEKGFPIQVFEEGHTAPISECNLTPDDRRVVTSSYDNTVKAWDMETGKILWTVEHEGIVTSCNISCDGRYVVSGSDKENTIYVFDAVSATVVANIHGHHKSTITRCCFDPDNQRVTSVSYDKTIKLWDMITRTTSITINEGHSNAISDCCFTSDGHYLCTASWDKSLKIWDIKTGEFQCHEPVSLNQGHEGSVSSCLFSQDASLVVSGGYDKTVAIWDTDGGYKKLSLKGHWDWVTDVAISKNKKWILSASKDSTLRLWNVEKMDHIPSVTEIRKARGSKIAQCEECEKPFLCLQCSDSEMIPKCIFCRLSSPVRKILPLPPSVSPDL; via the exons ATGGCGGCGGGGAGCAGCCGCGGGGACCCCTTGGCCCCGGGGCCGGCGCCGGCGCCGAAGCCTTCCCCGGCCGAGGGTCGCTGGGGCGACCGTGAGCTGGCGGTGCAG ATCCAATTTAAAATTCTGAGAGGACACAGTGATACTGTGAGCTCCTgccatttttgctttgaagacACAAAAATAGTTTCATGCTCTTACGATAGAACTGTGAAGCTCTGG GATGTTGAGAAAGGTTTTCCTATTCAAGTTTTTGAAGAAGGACACACCGCCCCAATTTCTGAGTGCAACTTGACTCCTGATGACAGAAG aGTGGTAACATCATCGTATGATAACACTGTCAAGGCTTGGGAtatggaaacaggaaaaatactt tgGACAGTAGAACATGAAGGCATTGTAACTTCATGTAATATTTCTTGTGATGGTAGATACGTGGTATCTGgttcagacaaagaaaataccATATATGTTTTTGATGCAGTAAGTGCAACAGTAGTGGCAAATATCCATG GTCATCACAAAAGTACAATCACAAGATGTTGTTTTGACCCTGATAACCAAAGAGTGACTTCAGTATCATATGATAAGACCATAAAGCTATGGGATATGATAACACGAACCACCTCAATTACAATTAATGA ggGACACAGCAATGCTATCTCAGATTGCTGCTTTACCTCTGATGGTCATTACTTGTGCACAGCATCCTGGgacaaaagcttaaaaatatgGGATATAAAGACAGGAGAATTTCAGTGTCATGAACCCGTTTCCTTGAACCAAGGACATGAGGGTTCTGTTAGTTCCTGCCTTTTTAGCCAAGATG CATCACTTGTTGTGTCTGGAGGATATGACAAAACTGTAGCTATATGGGACACAGATGGAGGCTATAAAAAGTTAAGCTTAAAG GGTCATTGGGACTGGGTGACAGATGTTGCGATTAGCAAAAACAAGAAATGGATTCTTTCAGCCTCAAAG GATTCTACTTTGAGATTGTGGAATGTTGAAAAGATGGATCATATTCCTTCAGtgacagaaatcagaaaagcaagaggCTCAAAAATTGCTCAG TGTGAAGAATGTGAAAAACCTTTCTTATGCCTGCAATGTAGTGACTCTGAAATGATACCCAAGTGTATATTCTGTCGTCTGTCTTCTCCAGTGAGAAAAATTTTGCCATTGCcaccttctgtttctcctgatCTTTAA
- the GPATCH1 gene encoding G patch domain-containing protein 1 isoform X2: protein MAELELSQILSHNSKGERIKKPVPLQEQTVKDAKGRYQRFHGAFTGGFSAGYFNTVGTKEGWTPSAFVSSRQKRADRTILGPEDFMDEEDLSEFGIAPKDITTTDDFASKAKDRIKEKARQIAGVVAAIPGTTAFDDLIGPSKITIGVELLRKMGWKEGQGIGPRLKRKPRRQKPDPAVKVYGCALPPGLSEGSEDDEDEYQPENVTFAPKDVMPVDLTPKENVHGLGYKGLDPSQALFGVSGKEHLNLFTGGSEDTNNLLGDLRHSKGRKLGITGQAFGVGALEEEDDDIYATETLSKYDTVLKDEEPGDGLYGWTAPKQYKSKKRSEREVKYIGKILDGFSLASKSSTPSKIYPPPDLPRNYRPVHYFRPVIAAGNENYHLRKALEESTGKLESDTTQQSRHALNASQRRERLGETGLKGPAPSVLEYLSEKDRERLKEVKQASEQQMKAKILPQQSRNSRFQPASPDDASHKWQMLLGGQLANAGSSDFKPFARNPEKQKRYESFVKSLKQGEKVDTLEHYLDQSMTEWERGREQEEFFRAAMFYKSSNSALSSRFTRAKYEDDVDKVEVPRDQENDTDDKETAVKMKMFGKLTRDKFEWHPEKLLCKRFNVPDPYPDSSIVGLPKVKRDKYSVFNFLTLPEPTTSVTQATNEKIQQNNSLNKPKKPSRWDVSDKEKEKKDSISEFISLARSKADVQQQPPVPATEECGTGPSETLLTEVANEDKDQEEESRPSMDLFKAIFVSSSDEKSSSSEEESDEEQQPTTSVIDSETTKQVDLPDSSSSNVQENVAATTDPGTSLLPTSKQELDATEEFGPKLPPAFSSGPTWQQEVVVPAGFPGPSRKEKHRKNREKHKTKREHKHKKEKKKKHKKQKNKGKHKNKKSEKDSSSDTADSSDSLSDIDTTGLSPKELLRRLKQLQY, encoded by the exons ATGGCAGAGCTTGAGTTGTCCCAGATTTTGTCCCACAATAGTAAAG GTGAACGAATTAAAAAGCCAGTTCCTCTTCAAGAACAGACTGTTAAAGATGCTAAGGGACGATATCAGCGTTTCCATGGAGCGTTTACTGGTGGTTTCTCTGCTGGTTACTTTAACACTGTTGGCACAAAGGAAG GATGGACTCCTTCAGCTTTTGTATCATCACGGCAGAAGAGAGCAGACAGAACCATTCTTGGACCAGAAGACTTCATGGATGAAGAG GATCTTAGTGAATTTGGGATAGCACCAAAAGATATTACAACCACTGATGATTTTGCATCCAAAGCtaaagacagaataaaagagaaagctaGACAGATTGCAGGAGTAGTTGCTGCCATTCCAGGAACCACCGCATTTGATGATTTAATAGGACCATCAAA aatAACAATTGGGGTTGAACTGTTAAGAAAAATGGGCTGGAAAGAAGGACAAGGAATTGGACCACGACTCAAAAGAAAGCCACGCAGGCAGAAACCTG ACCCTGCCGTGAAAGTATATGGTTGCGCGTTACCGCCTGGACTGTCTGAGGGTTCTGAG GATGACGAGGATGAATACCAGCCAGAGAACGTGACATTTGCGCCAAAAGATGTAATGCCTGTAGATTTGACTCCAAAAGAGAATGTCCATGGACTTGGCTATAAGGGTTTGGACCCCTCACAAGCTTTGTTTGGTGTATCTGGAAAAGAACACCTGAATCTTTTCACAGGTGGTTCTGAAGACACAAACAATTTACTTGGTGATCTGAGACacagtaaaggaagaaaactagGTATTACGGGTCAG gcTTTTGGTGTAGGAGCTTtagaggaggaagatgatgataTTTATGCAACTGAAACACTGTCAAAATATGATACAGTTCTAAAAGATGAGGAACCTGGAGATGGCTTGTATGGCTGGACAGCGCCTAAGCAGTataaatcaaaaaaaa GGTCTGAAAGAGAAGTTAAATATATAGGCAAAATCTTGGATGGTTTTTCCTTGGCATCAAAATCATCAACTCCAAGCAAG ATTTATCCACCACCTGACCTGCCACGAAATTACAGACCAGTCCATTACTTTCGACCTGTGATAGCAGCTGGGAATGAAAACTACCATTTACGGAAGGCATTAGAGGAATCAACTGGAAAACTTGAGAGTGATACAACACAACAAAGCAGGCATGCTTTGAATGCATCTCAGAGGAGGGAACGACTAGGAGAGACTGGTCTAAAAG GTCCGGCTCCTTCTGTTTTGGAGTATCTGtctgagaaagacagagaaagactcAAAGAAGTGAAACAAGCATCTGAAcaacaaatgaaagcaaaaatattgcCTCAGCAGTCACGAAATAGCAGATTCCAGCCAGCCTCCCCAGATGATGCTTCTCACAAATGGCAAATGTTATTGGGGGGGCAGTTAGCAAATGCTGGTTCTAGTGACTTCAAACCATTTGcaagaaatccagaaaaacaaaaaagatacgaaagttttgtgaaaagtctcaaacaaggagaaaaag TAGATACATTGGAGCATTATTTAGACCAGAGTATGACAGAATGGGAGCGAGGAAGAGAACAAGAGGAATTCTTCCGTGCAGCAATGTTCTACAAATCCTCAAATTCAGCATTGTCATCCAGATTTACCCGGGCCAAATATGAAGATGATGTTGACAAAGTCGAAGTTCCTCGGGACCAGGAG AATGATACTGATGATAAGGAAACTGCTGTGAAGATGAAGATGTTTGGCAAACTCACAAGAGACAAATTTGAATGGCATCCTGAAAAGCTGTTGTGTAAAAGATTTAATGTTCCTGATCCATATCCTGA TTCTTCCATTGTTGGGTTACCAAAAGTGAAACGAGACAAGTATTCTGTGTTTAATTTCTTAACTCTGCCTGAGCCCACCACATCTGTAACTCAagcaacaaatgaaaaaatccaaCAGAATAACAGTCTCAACA AACCAAAGAAACCTTCAAGATGGGATGTGTCAGataaagagaaggagaaaaaagattcTATCAGCGAATTCATTAGTCTTGCTAGATCAAAAGCTGatgttcagcagcagccaccagtGCCAGCAACAGAAGAATGTGGAACTGGGCCGAGCGAAACCCTTCTGACTGAG GTAGCTAATGAAGATAAGGatcaagaagaagaaagcagaccATCCATGGACTTATTTAAGGCCATCTTTGTGAGTTCCTCAGATGAAAAATCATCTTCCTCTGAAGAAGAGAGTGATGAAGAACAGCAACCAACTACTTCGGTCATAGATTCAGAAACCACCAAGCAAGTTGATCTACCGGACAGTTCTTCATCTAATGTACAAG aaaatgtgGCTGCTACAACTGATCCTGGCACTTCTTTGTTGCCTACGTCAAAGCAGGAACTGGATGCAACAGAGGAATTTGGACCAAAGTTGCctccagctttttcttctg GCCCTACTTGGCAACAAGAAGTAGTGGTGCCAGCAGGTTTTCCTGGGCCtagtaggaaagaaaaacataggaagaacagagagaaacacaAGACTAAGAGagaacacaaacacaaaaaggaaaag aaaaagaaacataaaaaacagaaaaacaaaggaaaacataagaataaaaaatcagaaaaagacagCAGCTCAGACACTGCAGATAGCAGTGACAGCCTTAGTGATATAGATACCACAGGCCTGTCACCCAAAGAACTTCTAAGAAG ATTAAAACAACTTCAGTATTGA
- the GPATCH1 gene encoding G patch domain-containing protein 1 isoform X1 — protein MAAAESSDSEEEELVSYGTALQRLQEGERIKKPVPLQEQTVKDAKGRYQRFHGAFTGGFSAGYFNTVGTKEGWTPSAFVSSRQKRADRTILGPEDFMDEEDLSEFGIAPKDITTTDDFASKAKDRIKEKARQIAGVVAAIPGTTAFDDLIGPSKITIGVELLRKMGWKEGQGIGPRLKRKPRRQKPDPAVKVYGCALPPGLSEGSEDDEDEYQPENVTFAPKDVMPVDLTPKENVHGLGYKGLDPSQALFGVSGKEHLNLFTGGSEDTNNLLGDLRHSKGRKLGITGQAFGVGALEEEDDDIYATETLSKYDTVLKDEEPGDGLYGWTAPKQYKSKKRSEREVKYIGKILDGFSLASKSSTPSKIYPPPDLPRNYRPVHYFRPVIAAGNENYHLRKALEESTGKLESDTTQQSRHALNASQRRERLGETGLKGPAPSVLEYLSEKDRERLKEVKQASEQQMKAKILPQQSRNSRFQPASPDDASHKWQMLLGGQLANAGSSDFKPFARNPEKQKRYESFVKSLKQGEKVDTLEHYLDQSMTEWERGREQEEFFRAAMFYKSSNSALSSRFTRAKYEDDVDKVEVPRDQENDTDDKETAVKMKMFGKLTRDKFEWHPEKLLCKRFNVPDPYPDSSIVGLPKVKRDKYSVFNFLTLPEPTTSVTQATNEKIQQNNSLNKPKKPSRWDVSDKEKEKKDSISEFISLARSKADVQQQPPVPATEECGTGPSETLLTEVANEDKDQEEESRPSMDLFKAIFVSSSDEKSSSSEEESDEEQQPTTSVIDSETTKQVDLPDSSSSNVQENVAATTDPGTSLLPTSKQELDATEEFGPKLPPAFSSGRFCRPLVCPTWQQEVVVPAGFPGPSRKEKHRKNREKHKTKREHKHKKEKKKKHKKQKNKGKHKNKKSEKDSSSDTADSSDSLSDIDTTGLSPKELLRRLKQLQY, from the exons atggcggcggcggaGTCGAGTgacagtgaggaggaggagctggtgaGCTATGGGACCGCGCTGCAGCGCCTGCAGGAGG GTGAACGAATTAAAAAGCCAGTTCCTCTTCAAGAACAGACTGTTAAAGATGCTAAGGGACGATATCAGCGTTTCCATGGAGCGTTTACTGGTGGTTTCTCTGCTGGTTACTTTAACACTGTTGGCACAAAGGAAG GATGGACTCCTTCAGCTTTTGTATCATCACGGCAGAAGAGAGCAGACAGAACCATTCTTGGACCAGAAGACTTCATGGATGAAGAG GATCTTAGTGAATTTGGGATAGCACCAAAAGATATTACAACCACTGATGATTTTGCATCCAAAGCtaaagacagaataaaagagaaagctaGACAGATTGCAGGAGTAGTTGCTGCCATTCCAGGAACCACCGCATTTGATGATTTAATAGGACCATCAAA aatAACAATTGGGGTTGAACTGTTAAGAAAAATGGGCTGGAAAGAAGGACAAGGAATTGGACCACGACTCAAAAGAAAGCCACGCAGGCAGAAACCTG ACCCTGCCGTGAAAGTATATGGTTGCGCGTTACCGCCTGGACTGTCTGAGGGTTCTGAG GATGACGAGGATGAATACCAGCCAGAGAACGTGACATTTGCGCCAAAAGATGTAATGCCTGTAGATTTGACTCCAAAAGAGAATGTCCATGGACTTGGCTATAAGGGTTTGGACCCCTCACAAGCTTTGTTTGGTGTATCTGGAAAAGAACACCTGAATCTTTTCACAGGTGGTTCTGAAGACACAAACAATTTACTTGGTGATCTGAGACacagtaaaggaagaaaactagGTATTACGGGTCAG gcTTTTGGTGTAGGAGCTTtagaggaggaagatgatgataTTTATGCAACTGAAACACTGTCAAAATATGATACAGTTCTAAAAGATGAGGAACCTGGAGATGGCTTGTATGGCTGGACAGCGCCTAAGCAGTataaatcaaaaaaaa GGTCTGAAAGAGAAGTTAAATATATAGGCAAAATCTTGGATGGTTTTTCCTTGGCATCAAAATCATCAACTCCAAGCAAG ATTTATCCACCACCTGACCTGCCACGAAATTACAGACCAGTCCATTACTTTCGACCTGTGATAGCAGCTGGGAATGAAAACTACCATTTACGGAAGGCATTAGAGGAATCAACTGGAAAACTTGAGAGTGATACAACACAACAAAGCAGGCATGCTTTGAATGCATCTCAGAGGAGGGAACGACTAGGAGAGACTGGTCTAAAAG GTCCGGCTCCTTCTGTTTTGGAGTATCTGtctgagaaagacagagaaagactcAAAGAAGTGAAACAAGCATCTGAAcaacaaatgaaagcaaaaatattgcCTCAGCAGTCACGAAATAGCAGATTCCAGCCAGCCTCCCCAGATGATGCTTCTCACAAATGGCAAATGTTATTGGGGGGGCAGTTAGCAAATGCTGGTTCTAGTGACTTCAAACCATTTGcaagaaatccagaaaaacaaaaaagatacgaaagttttgtgaaaagtctcaaacaaggagaaaaag TAGATACATTGGAGCATTATTTAGACCAGAGTATGACAGAATGGGAGCGAGGAAGAGAACAAGAGGAATTCTTCCGTGCAGCAATGTTCTACAAATCCTCAAATTCAGCATTGTCATCCAGATTTACCCGGGCCAAATATGAAGATGATGTTGACAAAGTCGAAGTTCCTCGGGACCAGGAG AATGATACTGATGATAAGGAAACTGCTGTGAAGATGAAGATGTTTGGCAAACTCACAAGAGACAAATTTGAATGGCATCCTGAAAAGCTGTTGTGTAAAAGATTTAATGTTCCTGATCCATATCCTGA TTCTTCCATTGTTGGGTTACCAAAAGTGAAACGAGACAAGTATTCTGTGTTTAATTTCTTAACTCTGCCTGAGCCCACCACATCTGTAACTCAagcaacaaatgaaaaaatccaaCAGAATAACAGTCTCAACA AACCAAAGAAACCTTCAAGATGGGATGTGTCAGataaagagaaggagaaaaaagattcTATCAGCGAATTCATTAGTCTTGCTAGATCAAAAGCTGatgttcagcagcagccaccagtGCCAGCAACAGAAGAATGTGGAACTGGGCCGAGCGAAACCCTTCTGACTGAG GTAGCTAATGAAGATAAGGatcaagaagaagaaagcagaccATCCATGGACTTATTTAAGGCCATCTTTGTGAGTTCCTCAGATGAAAAATCATCTTCCTCTGAAGAAGAGAGTGATGAAGAACAGCAACCAACTACTTCGGTCATAGATTCAGAAACCACCAAGCAAGTTGATCTACCGGACAGTTCTTCATCTAATGTACAAG aaaatgtgGCTGCTACAACTGATCCTGGCACTTCTTTGTTGCCTACGTCAAAGCAGGAACTGGATGCAACAGAGGAATTTGGACCAAAGTTGCctccagctttttcttctggtaGGTTCTGTAGACCTCTAGTGT GCCCTACTTGGCAACAAGAAGTAGTGGTGCCAGCAGGTTTTCCTGGGCCtagtaggaaagaaaaacataggaagaacagagagaaacacaAGACTAAGAGagaacacaaacacaaaaaggaaaag aaaaagaaacataaaaaacagaaaaacaaaggaaaacataagaataaaaaatcagaaaaagacagCAGCTCAGACACTGCAGATAGCAGTGACAGCCTTAGTGATATAGATACCACAGGCCTGTCACCCAAAGAACTTCTAAGAAG ATTAAAACAACTTCAGTATTGA